A stretch of the Capsicum annuum cultivar UCD-10X-F1 chromosome 10, UCD10Xv1.1, whole genome shotgun sequence genome encodes the following:
- the LOC107845465 gene encoding G2/mitotic-specific cyclin C13-1 isoform X1, producing MVDEENKVPAAASITSKKRPFDSLVISNENDPLQIPERPFPVTKKRVVLGELNNLGSVVGSTQISDFTETRESKRKIMLRKNTTENVVKETVEPETSASSSPKDDLQKCGYGPLIYQHLHSLEVEERRRPLSNYMEKVQNNLTPPMRMIVVDWLVEVAEEYKLVSDTLYLAVSYIDRFLSFHVLATDMLQLLSVSCMLVASKYEEISPPHVEDFCYITDNSYTREEVVNMEKDLLNFLNFEISNPTTKTFLRIFTKAAQDSLSFLTLQFEFLSCYLAELSLLDYSCVRFLPSMTAASAIFLSRFTVLPNVRPWNLALQQCTGYKPSELKDCVLVIHELQSGRSEATGRALREKYMNHKYKCVAALHPPDIPACFFDDA from the exons ATGGTAGACGAGGAAAATAAGGTGCCCGCCGCCGCCAGTATAACATCCAAAAAACGGCCCTTTGATTCCTTAGTCATATCCAATGAAAACGATCCACTGCAAATTCCTGAGAGACCATTCCCCGTGACCAAGAAACGGGTTGTGTTGGGCGAGCTCAACAACTTGGGGAGCGTTGTTGGGTCGACTCAAATTTCGGATTTCACCGAAACCCGTGAGTCCAAACGCAAAATCATGTTGAGAAAAAATACAACCGAAAATGTTGTTAAAGAAACTGTCGAGCCCGAGACAAGTGCTAGTTCTAGTCCTAAAGATGATCTGCAGAAATGTGGTTATGGTCCTCTCATTTATCAGCATCTTCACTCCTTGGAG GTTGAGGAAAGGAGGAGGCCTTTGTCTAACTACATGGAGAAGGTTCAGAATAATTTGACTCCTCCTATGCGTATGATTGTAGTTGATTGGTTGGTGGAGGTTGCAGAAGAGTACAAGCTTGTTTCTGACACCCTTTATCTCGCAGTGTCATACATCGACAGATTTTTGTCTTTTCATGTTTTAGCCACAGATATGCTTCAGCTTCTCAGTGTATCTTGCATGCTTGTTGCTTC AAAGTACGAAGAGATCAGTCCACCCCATGTTGAAGATTTTTGTTACATTACAGATAATTCATACACTAGAGAAGAG GTCGTGAATATGGAGAAAGATTTGCTCAATTTTCTGAATTTTGAGATCAGCAATCCCACCACAAAAACATTTCTCAG AATCTTTACCAAGGCTGCCCAAGATAGTCTTTCT TTTCTAACTTTGCAGTTTGAGTTCTTGAGCTGTTACCTCGCGGAGCTGAGTTTGTTAGATTATAGTTGTGTGCGGTTCTTGCCATCAATGACTGCTGCTTCAGCTATCTTTCTATCAAGGTTCACAGTCTTGCCTAATGTCCGACCATGG AACTTGGCACTACAACAATGTACAGGTTATAAACCATCTGAACTGAAGGATTGTGTTCTCGTAATCCATGAGTTGCAATCTGGTAGAAGTGAAGCAACTGGGCGGGcattaagagaaaaatatatgaatCACAAG TACAAGTGTGTGGCTGCATTGCATCCTCCAGATATTCCTGCTTGTTTTTTTGACGATGCTTGA
- the LOC107845465 gene encoding putative cyclin-A3-1 isoform X2, giving the protein MVDEENKVPAAASITSKKRPFDSLVISNENDPLQIPERPFPVTKKRVVLGELNNLGSVVGSTQISDFTETRESKRKIMLRKNTTENVVKETVEPETSASSSPKDDLQKCGYGPLIYQHLHSLEVEERRRPLSNYMEKVQNNLTPPMRMIVVDWLVEVAEEYKLVSDTLYLAVSYIDRFLSFHVLATDMLQLLSVSCMLVASKYEEISPPHVEDFCYITDNSYTREEVVNMEKDLLNFLNFEISNPTTKTFLRIFTKAAQDSLSFLTLQFEFLSCYLAELSLLDYSCVRFLPSMTAASAIFLSRFTVLPNVRPWVHFCLVMGSTLRTKGKQWALCNLIMI; this is encoded by the exons ATGGTAGACGAGGAAAATAAGGTGCCCGCCGCCGCCAGTATAACATCCAAAAAACGGCCCTTTGATTCCTTAGTCATATCCAATGAAAACGATCCACTGCAAATTCCTGAGAGACCATTCCCCGTGACCAAGAAACGGGTTGTGTTGGGCGAGCTCAACAACTTGGGGAGCGTTGTTGGGTCGACTCAAATTTCGGATTTCACCGAAACCCGTGAGTCCAAACGCAAAATCATGTTGAGAAAAAATACAACCGAAAATGTTGTTAAAGAAACTGTCGAGCCCGAGACAAGTGCTAGTTCTAGTCCTAAAGATGATCTGCAGAAATGTGGTTATGGTCCTCTCATTTATCAGCATCTTCACTCCTTGGAG GTTGAGGAAAGGAGGAGGCCTTTGTCTAACTACATGGAGAAGGTTCAGAATAATTTGACTCCTCCTATGCGTATGATTGTAGTTGATTGGTTGGTGGAGGTTGCAGAAGAGTACAAGCTTGTTTCTGACACCCTTTATCTCGCAGTGTCATACATCGACAGATTTTTGTCTTTTCATGTTTTAGCCACAGATATGCTTCAGCTTCTCAGTGTATCTTGCATGCTTGTTGCTTC AAAGTACGAAGAGATCAGTCCACCCCATGTTGAAGATTTTTGTTACATTACAGATAATTCATACACTAGAGAAGAG GTCGTGAATATGGAGAAAGATTTGCTCAATTTTCTGAATTTTGAGATCAGCAATCCCACCACAAAAACATTTCTCAG AATCTTTACCAAGGCTGCCCAAGATAGTCTTTCT TTTCTAACTTTGCAGTTTGAGTTCTTGAGCTGTTACCTCGCGGAGCTGAGTTTGTTAGATTATAGTTGTGTGCGGTTCTTGCCATCAATGACTGCTGCTTCAGCTATCTTTCTATCAAGGTTCACAGTCTTGCCTAATGTCCGACCATGG GTTCACTTTTGTTTGGTGATGGGATCAACACTGAGAACCAAGGGGAAGCAGTGGGCTCTCTGTAACCTAATCATGATATAA